In Leptospira perdikensis, a single genomic region encodes these proteins:
- a CDS encoding helix-turn-helix domain-containing protein, whose product MEKVNHFRTYREKRKLTRVELSEKLNIPRSAVELLESDDWIRSKFDYVVLVAKELGLSIIDLIRQEFDYDLEKEFFNEEEFEEIVARYANARVTLILSELKLFCRNAKVRLDDFDITEFSFSMGNLHKLITLNQRLERGEISPKDALVEFPPKWGKFSNRTK is encoded by the coding sequence ATGGAAAAAGTAAACCACTTCAGAACCTATCGCGAAAAACGAAAACTCACAAGAGTCGAACTATCAGAGAAATTGAATATTCCTCGTTCCGCTGTCGAATTATTGGAATCCGATGATTGGATACGATCTAAGTTCGATTATGTCGTTTTGGTCGCAAAAGAACTTGGACTATCAATCATCGATCTCATCCGACAAGAATTCGATTATGATTTAGAAAAAGAATTTTTCAATGAAGAAGAATTTGAAGAGATCGTAGCTCGTTATGCCAACGCAAGAGTCACTTTGATTTTATCAGAACTCAAACTGTTTTGTAGAAATGCTAAAGTGCGTTTGGATGATTTTGATATTACCGAATTTTCCTTTTCTATGGGAAACCTTCACAAACTCATCACTCTCAACCAAAGATTAGAACGAGGTGAAATTTCTCCTAAGGATGCATTAGTCGAATTTCCACCCAAATGGGGAAAGTTCAGCAACCGAACAAAATAG
- a CDS encoding tetratricopeptide repeat protein yields the protein MESVRKYLSLVFIFVIFQPTLFAIDSDAMKEGKKAFSKKAYGEAIKKFTKHADSHPQDGEAYMYLGYIYEYKKDYPKSIQNFRRAADLDLDKDQRKTVLLKLALFFNYHQDWNLSATYSSRYLKYDPKNEEVQKIYNRAVGNKGNPSSTHTYSHPTKVESKPSEPKQSDSKKENSKKPEEVSESSEGTKPSEYYEQLLVNQPNLEDVRWDYVLALFEEKKYDLAETNLKNLIEKNPSRSRYHYKLGIVKLRQDDPKSAIESFERAKKNPFSKDTNVFLYYVYLNEGIAFQKLAELDKAETSFQHAYKQLQKDPPLLALARLYEQKSDWENCISSADKALSLNPNQVESHMFRFVCMFEAGKRTKKFDTSFTKYSEFIDSKFPDLTQTPEKYQVGFIKLARRYTETNAFDKAETYFSVLEKVPANLESREFLFYRGRNYFYSGKVDAAISILQKVTGSSSGHYLLARCYSKKGDLVKTKEQFKLAADLKPEYWTAETLEKDFKEVWKDSSFREFIGTKAGTVSAQVHP from the coding sequence TTGGAATCCGTGCGGAAATATCTTTCCTTAGTTTTTATCTTTGTAATCTTCCAACCTACACTCTTCGCGATTGATAGTGATGCGATGAAGGAAGGCAAAAAAGCTTTTTCAAAAAAAGCGTATGGCGAAGCGATTAAAAAATTTACAAAACATGCCGACTCACACCCGCAAGACGGTGAGGCGTATATGTATTTGGGTTATATTTATGAATATAAAAAAGATTACCCTAAATCCATTCAAAACTTTAGAAGGGCTGCTGATTTAGATTTGGACAAAGACCAAAGAAAAACTGTCCTTTTAAAACTTGCCCTATTTTTTAATTACCACCAAGACTGGAATTTATCAGCCACATACTCTTCTCGTTATCTGAAATACGATCCTAAAAATGAAGAAGTTCAAAAGATTTACAATCGTGCTGTGGGCAACAAAGGAAATCCTTCTTCAACACATACGTATTCGCACCCAACAAAAGTGGAATCTAAACCTTCCGAACCAAAACAATCAGATTCAAAGAAAGAAAATTCTAAAAAACCAGAAGAAGTTTCTGAATCATCAGAAGGTACAAAACCAAGTGAGTATTACGAACAACTTTTAGTGAACCAACCTAACTTGGAAGATGTACGTTGGGATTATGTTTTGGCTTTGTTCGAAGAGAAAAAATATGATTTAGCAGAAACCAATCTTAAGAACCTAATCGAAAAGAATCCATCTAGATCCAGATACCATTATAAATTGGGAATTGTCAAACTAAGACAGGATGATCCAAAGTCTGCGATTGAATCATTTGAACGTGCCAAAAAAAATCCGTTTTCCAAAGACACCAATGTATTTTTATATTATGTATATTTGAACGAAGGAATCGCATTTCAGAAGTTAGCTGAATTGGATAAAGCAGAAACATCTTTCCAACATGCTTACAAACAATTACAAAAAGACCCTCCCCTTTTGGCATTGGCAAGATTGTACGAACAAAAATCCGATTGGGAAAATTGTATTTCTTCGGCCGACAAAGCATTGTCACTCAATCCAAACCAAGTAGAATCACATATGTTTCGTTTTGTTTGTATGTTTGAAGCTGGCAAAAGAACAAAAAAATTTGATACAAGTTTTACCAAATACTCTGAATTTATCGATTCTAAATTTCCTGACCTAACCCAAACCCCCGAGAAATACCAGGTCGGATTTATTAAGTTGGCAAGGAGGTATACCGAAACCAATGCTTTTGACAAAGCCGAAACTTATTTCTCCGTATTGGAAAAAGTTCCTGCAAATCTTGAGTCGAGAGAGTTTCTTTTCTACCGTGGTCGAAATTATTTTTATTCAGGTAAGGTAGATGCGGCCATTTCTATCCTTCAAAAAGTAACAGGTTCTTCCTCAGGACATTATCTGCTCGCCAGATGTTATTCTAAAAAGGGAGATCTTGTGAAAACCAAAGAACAATTTAAGTTGGCCGCAGATTTGAAGCCAGAGTATTGGACTGCAGAAACTTTAGAGAAGGACTTTAAAGAGGTTTGGAAGGATTCCTCCTTTCGAGAATTCATTGGTACAAAAGCCGGCACAGTGAGTGCTCAAGTCCATCCATAA
- a CDS encoding TRL domain-containing protein, translating to MKTKLISLSSSTLGVLFLLCSFSTSCLNLGQPQGLGPTGLLYASYSLGLSERNLPKFPLKKGKACVKRYGFFFTSGNASISSAANAGGIVDIYRIEKEATNYLSLYSSLCTVVSGL from the coding sequence ATGAAAACAAAATTAATTTCTTTGTCTTCATCAACTCTTGGGGTATTATTTCTACTTTGTAGTTTTTCGACTAGTTGTCTAAACTTAGGACAACCACAAGGTTTAGGTCCTACAGGGCTTTTGTACGCATCTTATTCTTTAGGTTTATCAGAACGAAACTTACCTAAATTTCCTTTAAAAAAAGGAAAGGCATGTGTAAAAAGATACGGATTCTTTTTCACCTCCGGCAATGCAAGTATTAGTTCAGCAGCTAATGCCGGAGGGATCGTGGATATCTATCGAATCGAAAAAGAGGCAACAAATTACCTCTCTCTCTATTCTTCCCTTTGTACTGTTGTGTCGGGACTTTAA
- the fliG gene encoding flagellar motor switch protein FliG produces the protein MINKKPSLTGRQKAAIFLVAVGNEVASEIFKHLREDEIEQITFEIARLDKITPEDKEKVLVEFNELMMAQEFITNGGIDFARGLLEKALGNQKAIDIINRLTSSLQVRPFDFIRRTDPAHLLNFIQGEHPQTIALILSYLDPQKASNILSNLPHQIQAEVAKRIATMDRVSPDVLREVERVLERKLSTLASEDYTSAGGIDSVVEILNLVDRGTEKTIIEALEEEDPELAEEIKKRMFVFEDIVLLDDRAIQKVMREVDNTDLAKALKSVDSEVQDKIFKNMSKRAANLLREDMDFMGPVRLKDVEDAQQKIVNIIRKLEEAGEIVVARAGEDELVV, from the coding sequence ATGATCAATAAAAAGCCATCGCTAACAGGAAGACAAAAGGCCGCCATCTTTTTGGTTGCTGTTGGAAACGAAGTGGCATCCGAAATCTTTAAACACCTTCGTGAAGACGAGATCGAACAAATCACGTTCGAAATTGCTCGTTTAGATAAAATCACTCCAGAAGACAAAGAGAAAGTCCTTGTAGAGTTCAATGAACTCATGATGGCTCAGGAATTTATCACCAATGGTGGTATTGACTTTGCGCGAGGGCTTCTCGAGAAAGCTCTCGGTAACCAGAAAGCTATCGATATCATCAACCGACTCACTTCGTCATTACAAGTAAGGCCTTTTGACTTCATTCGTAGAACGGATCCGGCCCACCTACTCAACTTTATCCAGGGGGAACATCCGCAGACCATCGCACTTATTTTATCTTATTTGGATCCACAAAAAGCATCCAACATTCTATCCAACTTACCGCACCAAATCCAAGCGGAAGTGGCAAAACGAATTGCGACTATGGACCGGGTATCACCGGACGTACTTCGTGAGGTGGAACGTGTGCTCGAACGTAAACTTTCCACTCTTGCTTCTGAAGATTATACGTCTGCTGGGGGTATTGATTCTGTGGTAGAAATTCTGAACTTAGTAGACCGGGGAACTGAGAAAACCATCATTGAAGCCCTGGAAGAAGAAGATCCAGAACTTGCAGAAGAGATTAAAAAACGAATGTTCGTATTCGAAGATATCGTTTTACTTGATGACCGCGCGATTCAAAAGGTAATGCGAGAAGTAGATAACACTGATTTAGCGAAAGCGCTTAAGTCTGTAGATTCTGAAGTACAAGATAAAATCTTTAAAAACATGTCCAAACGTGCTGCAAACCTTCTCCGAGAAGATATGGATTTTATGGGTCCTGTTCGTTTGAAAGACGTGGAAGATGCGCAGCAAAAAATTGTAAACATCATTCGTAAACTGGAAGAAGCTGGCGAGATTGTTGTGGCTCGTGCCGGAGAAGACGAACTTGTGGTTTAA
- a CDS encoding TRL-like family protein, whose translation MNRVLIFSILLITIFSLFFSNCASPGFGLRGFFYTKTKIGIFGTGESSKRRATSCVHSVLGLISFGDASLEFLKSRSKIQNVTETNWTTFAILGIYANLCVEVSGNE comes from the coding sequence TTGAATCGAGTTTTAATCTTTTCTATTTTACTGATCACCATCTTTAGTTTGTTTTTTAGTAACTGCGCCTCCCCAGGTTTTGGACTCAGAGGGTTTTTCTATACAAAAACAAAAATTGGAATTTTTGGAACAGGGGAATCATCCAAACGAAGGGCAACGTCATGCGTACACTCTGTACTCGGACTTATTTCCTTCGGAGATGCATCTTTGGAATTTTTAAAATCTAGATCTAAAATTCAAAACGTAACGGAAACTAATTGGACAACCTTTGCCATCTTAGGCATTTATGCGAACCTTTGCGTAGAGGTCTCCGGAAACGAATGA
- a CDS encoding GMC family oxidoreductase N-terminal domain-containing protein produces MGIPVFNEKIITPKKHSNVIKENNIQDGKWELNADVVIIGSGAGGAVAASELARNGWKVVLVEEGSYFTPTQFNSDEFISQARLYRDAGFIVTEEQTLSILQGKSIGGSTTVNWQTSLYPPDYVTTEWSERFGWQGYSREEMDPFVSEVHERLGVHEVPDNLVNANNNVLRVGGKKIGLTPQVLRNNNRGCIGLGRCGLGCPINAKQSAFLTWIPDAIEAGAIVVSNMRAAKIKEGKIKTVIAEFTPDAYEKAPAEVIEIMEISAPVVIVSAGAIEGPALLQRSGIGNGWVGRNLKVHPTSTIFGKFDSEIKMFQGPPQSIVIKDGHNQNGTGYGFWLEAAPYRPTLASSLVPFYGKQQFDVMKDFTKYNAGIVLVRDGADGEANASVKYSLGRRKVYFELTPTDGLNMLRGLKALAEVTVAAGAKELIFPFTRFTEPYKVTGNDNFDWILKESTKPGDLTVGSAHPHGSIQSANDPEKGAVDLNLEIYGHKNIFVMDASVYPTGLSVNPQITTMSIVLRASRNLASQKEERTKI; encoded by the coding sequence ATGGGAATTCCTGTTTTTAACGAAAAAATCATCACTCCAAAAAAACATTCAAATGTAATTAAAGAAAATAATATCCAAGATGGTAAGTGGGAACTAAATGCTGATGTTGTTATCATTGGTTCTGGTGCCGGTGGAGCCGTTGCTGCGAGTGAACTCGCGAGAAATGGTTGGAAGGTAGTTCTCGTTGAAGAGGGGAGTTACTTCACACCTACCCAGTTCAATTCTGATGAATTCATCTCGCAAGCAAGACTCTATCGAGATGCGGGGTTTATTGTTACCGAAGAACAAACGTTATCGATTTTACAAGGAAAGTCCATTGGTGGATCCACAACCGTCAATTGGCAAACTTCACTTTACCCACCTGACTATGTAACTACGGAATGGAGTGAACGATTTGGTTGGCAAGGTTACTCGCGTGAAGAAATGGATCCTTTTGTTTCTGAAGTCCATGAAAGACTCGGCGTTCACGAAGTTCCAGATAACTTAGTGAATGCGAATAACAATGTCCTTCGTGTTGGTGGAAAAAAAATTGGCCTCACTCCACAGGTACTTCGTAACAACAACCGTGGTTGTATTGGGCTTGGTCGTTGTGGACTTGGTTGTCCTATCAACGCTAAACAATCTGCATTTTTAACTTGGATTCCCGATGCGATTGAAGCTGGTGCGATTGTTGTTTCGAATATGCGGGCAGCAAAAATCAAAGAAGGAAAAATCAAAACTGTCATTGCCGAGTTTACTCCCGATGCTTATGAAAAAGCTCCTGCCGAAGTGATCGAAATCATGGAAATCAGTGCACCAGTTGTGATTGTGAGTGCCGGTGCAATTGAAGGCCCTGCTCTTCTGCAAAGGAGTGGGATTGGGAATGGATGGGTGGGTAGAAATTTAAAAGTTCATCCTACATCCACAATCTTTGGAAAATTTGATTCCGAAATCAAAATGTTCCAAGGTCCACCACAATCCATTGTGATCAAAGACGGTCACAATCAAAATGGAACTGGTTACGGATTTTGGTTAGAGGCAGCTCCCTACCGTCCTACTTTGGCATCGTCACTTGTTCCATTTTACGGCAAACAACAGTTTGATGTAATGAAGGATTTTACAAAATACAACGCTGGGATTGTTCTCGTTCGTGATGGAGCGGATGGGGAAGCCAATGCAAGTGTGAAGTATAGTTTGGGTAGACGAAAGGTTTATTTTGAACTAACACCTACAGACGGTCTCAATATGTTACGTGGACTAAAAGCCCTTGCAGAAGTGACTGTGGCTGCCGGTGCTAAAGAACTGATTTTTCCTTTCACTCGGTTTACAGAGCCATACAAAGTCACAGGGAACGACAACTTTGATTGGATTTTGAAAGAAAGCACCAAACCAGGGGATCTAACTGTTGGTTCGGCGCATCCTCATGGTTCTATCCAGTCAGCAAATGATCCAGAAAAGGGTGCCGTTGATTTAAATTTGGAAATTTATGGCCATAAAAACATATTTGTCATGGATGCCTCAGTTTACCCTACAGGACTTTCGGTGAACCCACAAATAACGACTATGAGTATCGTTCTCAGAGCCTCGAGAAATTTGGCTTCGCAAAAAGAAGAAAGAACGAAGATCTAA
- the pepN gene encoding aminopeptidase N: MKKLLQIFTLLSLVLLLDCRLKKPVYHLTQSEAETRFEIIEDIHYDLDVHLTSGDSFTGKVKIQFLGKKLKDLRLDYYQGKIKSIVLNEENLTNLPYENGHLQLPANNLMIGNNTLTVEFETPYAKTGNGLHKFTDPDDKEVYLYSQFEAFHANKMFPCFDQPDLKATFQLKSTVPKNWKVISTTLPNGQSKGTNPDEISYSFPESAKISTYVFSLHAGPYQVWEDHFESIPLRLFVRKSLAKYVDPKDWFTFTKEGFAFFNSYFGIPYPFLKYDQVIVPEFNFGAMENVGAVTFSERFVSRAPMTRSQRENLSDVVLHEMAHMWFGNLVTMRWWNGLWLNESFATYMASLAQAKNSEFKETWISFFEKMKQWAYDEDSYITNHPVEAKVSDTEEAFTQFDGITYGKGASVLKQLVYFIGEDAFKRGVQNYLRKYSYSNSTLTDFLKELEFASGFPMKKWSKDWLETKGTNQIELTTVCAENQFYWKIVQSAPGLENKLRDHKTVIGLYFFDKTNKQLSFEEFPIVYSGRSTYAIFPVKSCPDYSFINAEDHDFAIWKWTEPNKENLEYVLENDTDPMRKLILWTDYFRQVQLANITFDEFKDTAIRLYPKESDTKNKRWILSRLAGDNGSTYVTSRFWFPEEKRIRDFDALQSFLWAELNKSKPGSDEQRYLFVSLIDSTYTMVSKKRLYDFLENKLIVNGLKIDQDLRWSLIVKLSSLETDRTQIQAIIDREKKVDPSSRGVNSSLAAESAEPNQSVKEKWIQILLNPKSSQFSSSTLRVVSYSLFPENQKDIQLSFLDTYFDALDRFNRGEDENYLDAFAKSLAPDFCTDETLLILKKFTGNHPRLPAPIKKTLLKQIDSEKKCIQMKNKHKELINN, translated from the coding sequence ATGAAAAAACTTTTACAAATTTTTACCTTACTTTCACTTGTTTTGCTTTTGGATTGCCGTCTCAAAAAACCGGTTTACCACCTAACACAATCGGAAGCCGAAACTCGGTTTGAAATCATTGAAGACATTCATTATGATTTGGATGTTCATTTAACTTCGGGAGATAGTTTTACAGGAAAGGTCAAAATTCAGTTTTTGGGAAAAAAACTCAAAGACCTGCGGTTGGATTATTACCAAGGGAAAATCAAAAGTATTGTTTTAAACGAAGAAAATCTCACAAATCTTCCATACGAAAATGGTCATCTCCAATTGCCAGCAAACAATCTAATGATTGGTAACAACACTCTTACCGTTGAATTTGAAACACCTTATGCAAAAACAGGCAACGGTCTTCATAAATTCACCGATCCCGATGATAAAGAAGTATATTTGTATTCTCAATTTGAAGCTTTTCATGCGAACAAAATGTTTCCTTGTTTTGACCAACCAGATTTAAAAGCTACTTTCCAACTAAAATCAACCGTACCTAAAAACTGGAAGGTAATCTCCACAACCCTTCCTAATGGCCAATCCAAAGGAACAAACCCAGACGAAATTTCTTATTCGTTCCCTGAATCAGCAAAAATCTCTACTTATGTTTTTTCTCTCCACGCAGGCCCTTACCAAGTTTGGGAAGATCATTTTGAATCCATCCCTTTACGTTTATTCGTAAGAAAATCTCTGGCAAAATATGTGGATCCCAAAGACTGGTTTACCTTTACCAAAGAAGGATTTGCTTTTTTTAATTCTTATTTTGGAATTCCTTACCCGTTTTTAAAATATGATCAAGTCATTGTTCCTGAGTTTAATTTTGGAGCTATGGAAAATGTTGGGGCCGTAACTTTTTCTGAACGTTTTGTATCTCGTGCACCCATGACAAGATCCCAGAGGGAAAATCTTTCTGATGTTGTTTTACACGAAATGGCACATATGTGGTTTGGAAATCTGGTCACCATGCGATGGTGGAATGGACTCTGGCTTAACGAAAGTTTTGCGACCTATATGGCAAGTCTAGCCCAAGCAAAAAATTCCGAATTCAAAGAAACTTGGATTAGTTTTTTTGAAAAAATGAAACAATGGGCTTACGACGAAGATAGTTATATTACGAACCATCCAGTAGAAGCAAAAGTTTCTGATACTGAGGAAGCCTTCACTCAATTTGATGGAATCACTTACGGAAAAGGTGCCTCCGTTCTCAAACAATTAGTTTATTTTATTGGAGAAGATGCATTTAAACGTGGAGTTCAAAATTACCTACGTAAATATTCTTATTCAAATTCTACCCTCACTGACTTTTTAAAAGAGTTGGAATTTGCAAGTGGTTTTCCCATGAAAAAATGGTCCAAAGATTGGTTGGAAACCAAAGGTACTAACCAGATAGAGTTAACAACTGTCTGTGCAGAAAACCAATTCTATTGGAAAATTGTCCAATCAGCTCCCGGTTTGGAAAACAAACTCAGAGATCACAAAACCGTTATTGGCCTTTATTTTTTTGATAAAACAAATAAACAACTCTCCTTCGAAGAATTCCCCATTGTTTATTCTGGTCGTTCTACCTATGCTATTTTTCCTGTAAAATCTTGTCCCGATTACAGTTTTATCAATGCAGAAGATCATGACTTTGCGATTTGGAAATGGACAGAACCTAACAAAGAAAATTTGGAATATGTTTTAGAAAATGATACAGACCCAATGAGAAAACTCATTTTGTGGACTGATTATTTTAGACAAGTCCAGTTAGCAAACATCACATTTGACGAATTCAAAGACACCGCCATTCGTCTGTACCCAAAAGAATCTGATACCAAAAACAAACGTTGGATTTTATCTCGGCTAGCAGGTGACAACGGTTCTACTTATGTAACTAGTCGGTTTTGGTTTCCTGAAGAAAAACGAATTCGTGACTTCGATGCCTTACAAAGTTTTTTATGGGCGGAACTGAATAAATCAAAACCAGGAAGTGACGAACAAAGATATCTATTTGTGTCACTGATTGATTCCACATATACAATGGTTTCTAAAAAAAGATTGTACGACTTTTTAGAAAACAAACTCATCGTTAATGGATTAAAAATCGATCAAGACTTAAGATGGAGTCTCATCGTAAAACTCAGTTCCTTGGAAACAGACAGGACACAAATACAGGCAATTATTGATCGTGAGAAAAAAGTAGATCCATCCAGTCGTGGAGTAAACTCTAGTTTGGCGGCCGAAAGTGCAGAACCAAATCAGTCTGTTAAAGAAAAATGGATCCAAATTCTATTGAATCCCAAGTCGAGTCAATTCTCCTCTTCAACTTTACGAGTGGTTTCCTACTCACTTTTTCCCGAAAACCAAAAAGACATCCAATTGAGTTTTTTAGATACTTATTTTGATGCCCTAGACCGCTTCAATCGAGGTGAAGATGAAAACTATTTGGATGCTTTTGCAAAAAGTTTGGCACCAGATTTTTGCACTGATGAAACACTACTCATTCTAAAGAAGTTTACAGGAAACCATCCAAGACTTCCTGCTCCGATTAAAAAAACTCTTTTGAAACAAATTGATTCTGAAAAAAAATGCATCCAAATGAAAAACAAACATAAAGAATTGATTAACAACTAA
- a CDS encoding peptidoglycan recognition protein family protein: protein MRENFKKRFRDRIKGVYGSKSLVLVLFLNPLCQKLVKLSLIFLIFTGCIGIFRREPDYPSIRIQGLVSYNELESVKNVKWNSLAKSRDPKSVSAIILHNSGKRKFSDFLKLSVDNQFMFHVYVDSEGNIFGDPQFLNHEWSAAPGIDLESIHIVYEGTQETLYNNRKQRGALNQIISYLTEELNIPKSNYDVISKIGVFTHNQTKRRFGGFVDFSPCGSELALKQILSEIDGKFYEEDDWKDRFVTGWVLKKENKDILKETFKPTNGRGITKPEKVSFTYLEKDEKGFPPEEYRVKYTFRGKIKPSCVVLHYTAISEYFKSLRTLEARNLTASIMIDNNGKAYQLVDVLEDRAAAATGTNDNCIQIEIIAKDTEELLKQPEQIQTVKNLVMELTTKYKIPLSNEKLEELSGVFSHTQAKKKWGGSIFLNAKDFDPGEDYMEMILNSLGGKYYSEPEWKNRKSIDWAILYRNFQP, encoded by the coding sequence TTGAGAGAAAACTTTAAGAAACGATTTCGCGATAGGATAAAGGGTGTATACGGCTCCAAGTCACTTGTCCTTGTTTTATTTTTGAACCCATTGTGTCAGAAACTTGTAAAATTATCACTCATTTTCCTTATTTTTACTGGATGTATTGGTATTTTTCGAAGGGAACCTGACTATCCATCCATTCGTATCCAAGGTTTGGTATCTTATAACGAACTTGAGTCGGTAAAGAATGTAAAATGGAATTCTCTCGCCAAATCGCGAGATCCAAAATCAGTTTCTGCCATCATCCTTCACAATTCGGGAAAACGTAAATTCTCTGATTTCCTCAAACTTTCCGTTGATAACCAATTTATGTTTCATGTTTATGTGGACTCAGAAGGAAATATTTTTGGTGACCCACAGTTTTTGAATCATGAATGGTCGGCCGCACCAGGAATTGATTTAGAATCCATTCACATCGTATACGAAGGAACCCAAGAAACTCTCTACAACAACCGAAAACAACGGGGAGCCTTGAACCAAATCATTTCTTATCTGACAGAAGAACTAAACATTCCCAAATCCAATTATGATGTTATTTCCAAAATTGGTGTTTTCACTCACAATCAAACCAAACGACGGTTTGGCGGATTTGTAGATTTTTCTCCTTGCGGAAGTGAACTAGCACTCAAACAAATCCTTTCTGAAATCGATGGCAAATTTTATGAAGAGGATGATTGGAAAGATCGTTTTGTTACCGGTTGGGTTTTAAAAAAAGAAAACAAAGACATTCTAAAAGAAACCTTCAAACCTACCAATGGTAGAGGAATCACAAAACCAGAAAAAGTTTCTTTTACCTATCTTGAAAAAGATGAAAAAGGTTTTCCTCCGGAAGAATATCGTGTTAAATACACTTTCCGCGGAAAAATCAAACCTAGTTGTGTGGTTTTACATTACACCGCCATTTCAGAATATTTTAAATCCCTTCGCACACTGGAAGCGCGTAACCTAACCGCATCCATCATGATCGATAACAATGGAAAGGCTTATCAATTAGTGGATGTCTTAGAAGATAGGGCGGCCGCTGCGACTGGAACAAACGACAACTGCATCCAAATCGAAATCATTGCCAAAGACACTGAAGAACTTTTAAAACAACCTGAACAAATCCAAACAGTAAAAAATCTTGTAATGGAACTCACAACCAAATACAAAATTCCACTTTCTAATGAAAAATTGGAAGAATTGTCTGGTGTCTTTAGCCATACCCAAGCCAAGAAAAAATGGGGTGGTTCCATTTTCCTCAACGCAAAAGACTTTGATCCTGGCGAAGACTATATGGAAATGATCCTAAATTCGCTTGGTGGCAAATACTATAGCGAACCAGAATGGAAAAATCGAAAGTCTATCGACTGGGCCATTTTATATCGTAATTTTCAACCATAA
- a CDS encoding glycerophosphodiester phosphodiesterase encodes MYKTPSFRISLIFISLIAFYSTNCASLETPNRLRKVIDLQGHRGARGLKPENTWPAFEEAIKYKMVTLELDTVLTKDKRIVIHHDSDTNPVICQNVNGSEIKKISLYELTLAELQSYDCGTKKNPNFPNQIPVPGTKLLSLEEFFEKVLFAEKKTKEIYEFNIETKFPDDGSAPDSLVKEHTEKLIQIIEKYKVTERSTIQSFDLRTLTFSKAKNSKIKTSALFVPTYFQGFLMTIGFGNGYRDKILSLTKDKQADIISPYFLYVTPKFVNEAHNKGIFVIPWTVNTEKEMKRLVSCGVDGIISDYPDLLDSVVRKKP; translated from the coding sequence ATGTACAAAACCCCATCTTTTAGAATTAGTTTAATCTTTATTAGTTTGATTGCCTTTTATTCTACCAATTGTGCCTCGTTAGAAACACCAAATCGTTTGCGTAAGGTGATTGATTTACAAGGGCATCGCGGAGCAAGAGGACTCAAACCGGAAAATACCTGGCCTGCTTTTGAAGAAGCAATCAAATATAAGATGGTCACACTAGAGTTGGATACTGTTCTTACTAAGGACAAACGAATAGTCATCCACCACGACTCGGATACAAACCCAGTCATTTGTCAAAATGTGAATGGTTCAGAGATCAAAAAAATATCTCTCTACGAACTGACATTGGCGGAACTACAATCCTACGATTGCGGAACTAAAAAAAATCCAAACTTCCCAAATCAAATTCCAGTACCCGGAACGAAACTCCTTTCTTTAGAAGAGTTTTTTGAAAAGGTATTGTTTGCGGAAAAAAAAACGAAAGAGATTTATGAATTCAATATCGAAACAAAATTTCCAGATGATGGATCTGCTCCTGATAGTTTAGTAAAAGAACATACAGAAAAGTTAATCCAAATCATTGAAAAATATAAAGTAACAGAAAGGTCCACTATCCAGTCCTTTGACCTTCGTACTTTAACTTTTTCCAAAGCAAAAAATTCGAAAATCAAAACCAGTGCTTTGTTTGTTCCTACATATTTCCAAGGTTTTTTAATGACCATTGGATTTGGAAATGGGTATAGGGATAAGATTTTGTCGTTAACGAAAGACAAACAAGCGGATATCATTTCGCCATACTTTTTGTATGTCACACCAAAATTTGTAAATGAAGCACATAACAAAGGTATATTTGTCATTCCTTGGACTGTGAATACAGAGAAAGAAATGAAACGATTGGTTTCTTGTGGTGTAGATGGAATTATTTCTGACTATCCAGACTTATTAGATTCTGTAGTCCGTAAAAAACCTTAA